The DNA segment ttgattaatgacctgcagaatctccttatcatattaagtgattcataattgtcactttatgctttctccatctctaaagtgatgacatccttgcattacatacttgaggttcattttctgcaggcaggtttctgacagagaacaggcagatttacactATAACCTGCAGCaatggacacataaagaaatgaaaaattacatgtgataactttctaaacactgtTACATTAATGATTAAGTAGATAAAACATTTATGTCagccttggctcatagttcatttaaagacaagaactttgtgtgtgtttcaggtcctgcactctcaaagactgaatgaaccagcattgcagccatgggtcactgtgagcatcacagggaaggttgaagccgcccactgcagcTGTAAGGCCGGAGTCACGGAGACCTGCACCCAcgtcactgctcttctgtttaatgtagaagcaacagtgttgatccgtggcacaaggactgttacagatgaacctgcatactgggtaatatgaccaagatagtCAGTGGTTGGCCAtgagatagacttctcctcttcagctgcccaaaaaaaggctcttgatcaaaacaaacagaccatctgtagtgacaggtaaaaggagcagtcctcaaaaaagaaatcccacctgctactgtggaggagttgtcactgctataatgccatcatgttttatctaggggtctagatttatgccttTAGTGTACTgccgtgtaaataatttgcatttactgaatgagTATCACTGTTCAAaaattgaataaagaaacaaactaatttttgccttttttttttatattaaaaccactttatagaacatcacatcagttacaatgtagaatccatgtcacTGGAGCATTTTGATTCAATAAACAGTAAAAAGGTGAGCTGTGAAGACCAAGGACAAGTGCAGTTCACAGGTTTTCTATCCAAGGAATCCCAGAAGATTGCATGGTGTCATTGCCCAGCAGTTGTTCGCAGGACATATGGACTCAACCTCAACAATCCCTCACACTGAGCAGCATGAAGTGACAGTgcagaggaaaaactcccctttaacaagaagaaacctccagaaCCAGAACCCGGTTCAGTACCAGCAGCCATCTGggtttggaggagagagacagagacacagaactaccaaaagtatttttttttttttatgtgattgactgttgttgtaattcaaGCCCTGAGTGTAGAGCAGGTAAGATATAAAGTTGCATCCTAAATTCCATGCTCATGCAGAGTGTTTAGTTTATGACTTTTTCACCTGGTCATTTCTTGATGAACAGATGGTCTTTTAGGGTTGACCAAGCTGGTACCTTGACTCTGTTCTCTGCAAGatgttgcaaaaaacaaaatcatatgGAGACAATATTggacacaaaaaatatataacaattTAGTTAAATGTAGCATTAACTCATAAGTCTTGCTAAAGTAAACCTTGTATTCTGATTCATCACAGCAGCAGTTAAGTTGGATGATGTCAGCAACTGCAGCAAGTGTCTTGCTGACTGAATAATTTCATCTTGCAtaatctgaaacaaacacaaagacagaaacaatTTATAAATTAACGTTCGATAAAATCTAAGAATTAATCATTTATTAGATACCAATATGAATATGTCTACCATAAAACTTGTGTGGAGCGAAGTTACATTCAATCAAGATGGTCTGGCATGCTACAACTTTGTAGTTGTTAAATTCTGGCTACAAGTATACATACCCATCTtgtacatgtttttttaaacattattatCCTACCCAATTACATGTTTCTTTTAATCAGAGTATGctgttttaatgactttacaATATCATTTACATTGCGTTCCTTACATTTTCCCAAATTGTATGTTATATTAATCCTATATTtccgttttaatatttctaatgtttgccttgttttcttcactgtctggtctgcctctgtctcacctgtatggatgcatttacacctaaatgtccccaacaaaggatgttttaattcaccactattccagtgaaacacgagtctcccatcttcctgctaccggtctggagtttttgttcaccaaagcacacaccaacTTCATACTGACGGACAGATCACTGCCCTTTTGCCGCCTTGTCTGACCGTGTTTTGTGGCTTTGGTTCACTTCACCTCACTCTTCCCCATTCTTGTCATTAAATCAGGCCGTTCTGCAACCATGGCAGCCAATTCACTCTATGGCTTTACTCATGGTGTATTTTACCACTTCACCAAAGGCCGTTTTCGTTTACAAcattatatttgcagtgttcGTCTATCTATCAATATCTGCGGAGTATTTTTTTAACGAGTATCCTATTTTCTAAAGCACAGCATGTAAAGGGTAGCTCGGTTAGCAGGATGCTAGAATGTAGCGCTTAGTGAGACACGCCTCAGACGAGTTGAGCAAAGACCCCGTCTGTGTACTATATACGTGAGCAACGGATTTAAATAACATTAACAtttcaaaagacaaacttgaagATAAATAACAATATACTTACCGAAGAATCGCCAGGGTTTGCCGCTTCCATCTTGCTGCTCCTAAATTCAAAACTGCCTCTGCAGTCAGGCAGGGGAGGCGTGGAAATTGTCTTTGAGTTAGTCAAACGTTTTCCTTAGTTCCagtagatgataaaaaaaaataaatgggatTTTAAGTAGGACTAGGCGTTCTGTAATGATCTCTATTTAGGAGAAAAACTTAATCACTCACCTTTAAACAGCTCTCTCTTaggagacacactgctggctaaCGGTGTCATGTGATCAAACAGCGTAATTTAATTGGCTGAGAGCCACTCGACTCGATCTGGTGCTGATTGCTCTGGCTTGGGTCATTAAAGTTCATCACTTTTGcagttgaatttttgcaggtgaatttttttcaggtgaatttttttcaggtgaatttttgcaggtgaattttttgcaggtgaatttttgcaggtgaatatttttgcagggaaatttggaggataaaaattcagtgtcataaattcaatgtctaaaaatacttgaattctgatgatactatatttcttccatattTTCACTTTGTTTGAATCCAaattgaaatgtgtttgactcAATGCCGTTCAGGCCTTTTCTTTTCCCTGCGAGACGGAAGAGATGAGAGTACAGTGTTAGCAGTTGAAGCTGATCCACGATATGATTTCAAGCTTGCAAACTACAAACTGAATCAGATTCAGAGTTGTAGTTGTTTCACATCACTGTTGATTATAAATGTGGAACTATATTATGTTGTGTTCTGGTCAAATCTAACAGATTTAAAACTACAACAAAAATtcataaatattgtgttttacatcTGATTGCCTCGAGGCCTAAAGATATCCTCCACATTATTACTTGAACATATGAAAGTGATGATCACCTCTTTCattgaattttgtttttatcaaccTCATTACATCTGTGGTGTTCCCGGTCAAAGGTGAGCGCCAGAGGAAATGAATGGGAATCCACACGCCCCTCCCCATTGACTGAATGACTCAACAACCCACTGAATGACCCACCGAATGGCCTGCTGAAAGAACAATGAACAACCTAATTGAACAACccactgaactgaatttgatAGTGACATATCTTTGTTAAGCTAATTTAAGGGCTGTTAAAACAGACCGGtcacttttgttttatttaagttgtcattttattttgctgGCATAATATCTGTGTTTTTCATTGCTCATTTCACCATAGTTTTTCACAGTGTTTGCTGgtgaaaagaagattaaaataCAGTACTGGTTAAACATCAGTTGGAGCATGGCCCCttatgttaggatgcctgggtcgtcgacccagggtttttgagtttatgatattatttatactgtctagtttttggtttctttgagttctgtcttatggcttaggtctctgtcttctttagttgctctgtctcccctatcacctgcatccccttgtctagttcgcgtctatgtgtatcttaagttcctatatccccgtgttcagtcagtgtttgtgtctgccctgttcccacgtctctgttccctttgtagtgCCTGCTTATGagcctgtgtctttgttcagtctgtgttatgcgtttcctgttttactttgaaggtctgtgtcttatctcagtgtgttcaggttacgcttctttggtctcgtcagttctgatttgtcccagctgtgtttccctcctgttactcattccctgattgctccctctgtgtatttaagcccagtgtttctctgtgtctgtgtcgtgATCTACCGTTTACGCTGCTGTGTGGTTTGTCAAGCCGCCggtgttagtttgttttttgacctttttccagttatgttatgtttgagttcagcattaaagctgtttttggtttaagttctgtctccggagtctgcacattgggtcctattcctgcctgcacacagcctcacCTAACACCTTATTCTACTTTGaacatgaaaaaccttcagGAGCAGTTATAACAAGCAAACCAAACATAAACAACCCAGAGAATCTAaagaatataattttaaatcAGTAACACAGTCCAAAACTTAAACCCTGGGTCACTGAGCACAGGGCCCTGACATTTTATCACACTGGTACATGAAGATAAGTACCAAGAACAAGCAATGACTCACttcatgcttgctttttttcctAGCCTCTGATGTAACTTTGTAGCCACTTGCATTGTGATTGTCTTATTTGTTGCGATTTAGGGTCTGTGAGCACAAGCAGAGGTTTGTGCTCATAACCGTGACGTCATGTTAAGAGGCTTCTTTAACATTTAATGGTCGTGAAATATCTCCTCTACTTAAAGTTATACAGCTGAGAGCATTTTGAGCACAATGGAGAAGAAAATGTGCACTGAggattttgaaatgtgttgtcactgatgagaaTTTATTCACTTAGTTtctgtttacagtttaaaagTCTTCGTGAGAACAAGCACTTCTAATCCAGCAAATTCACTAAGTTTGGTGTAGTAATCTGTCTTAAAATATTATGTTTCATTTAGCAAATATGGAAAAGTGCCATCAGTCCTGTGTTGAGAGGGTCATCCATCCGTTCTGTTCTAATAAACCCACATTTCAGAAACACCTTTAGAtctgttcagttttattcaaCTCTTTTCTCAAGtccctttatattgtaaggtaaagacactaCAAAGTTAATCTAGGACAAATGTTCACTCTAATTCATTGATGAAGTGAATGCGAGTGACTACATTTCATGGTCCTCAGGATCtgtatgtgttgtgtgtttctgtgttttgtgtttcactaCATATGTATATTGTATCATGATAAGACAGACATTAATGTAACGCACACATTAACATTTTTGCTGATGGAAAACAAGCACAGCAGGTATCCTGTTTGAAATACTTTGGATCCACTTGGATGCATGTATATGAACACACACGAGGACAAACTGatttcaaagaaataaaaatgctcaaaatttTAAAGATTGAGTTATTTTGTTCATGTCtttgaaggttctcagtcatccaggtcatcgtagtctaaggagcttggacgcttttctttccaagctccttagattattttgttcatGTATTAGCTGTTTAGTCGTTATATTTTAGTATAGTTTTTGAGTCGAGGTGAATAAAAGTAGCATAGAttaatttaaacagttttaacTTAAGAATTTTTGAGGAAATCGTGTATTAGGTTGTAATTGTATAGAAATGTAAGGTTACAGCTATAAACAAAAAGTACATTTAATGGGTTACAGTGAAAGGAAGTGCCTGTAAATCAAGACTTTCCATTTTACTAATAACAGAAATGTACAGAAAATCTACTGTGATTGTGATGCTGTGCGTGTACTTTCAGATGTCTCaaaacagaatcaccaattaccagagtttgttCCTCAGTGGGTGTGcttcaaaatggaaaaaatgattAGAGACATGAacagctccatgccctcctgggttttaattgcaccttagaacacatatgcatcaacactacaatgagcgggtggagggaggtttggagtcttctcccacccccattctctgcggcctgctggagcgggagggctagtaggaggagttggccgtccgactgcggtctggggtgtggggcctccctgctgctgcggagtcggggtggtctgcctctccccaccgcagggaaaagggtaacaccacctgggtctgggtgcaattcccccctccaggggcaagggtacctagacccggtttgtagagtacgcttggggagtgtgattgtgtgtacagcgtctctttatgtctgtctccacgttggttgagtgtggagtgagtgcatatgagagcacgagggtgggaatggatgtttgtgtctgtgtgtgcctgtatgtctgtgtctatatgtcaggttgggtatcagacgccacctctctggggacacctcaggccctccaaagtttggaggcctatctccacccaccaccacttcccctgccggtggcggactccctcaggtgtcggtgtgttggtggttctttgtgtctgggggtgggcgtccgggtacacaccggctcactccttggcggccgcttgtcggggcctggggcctggggctcgctcgggccccctttggaggtggggtgcccccggcctctcggcctggggctcggtcactcaggcgcagctgggggccggcggagctcacgggcgcgtcactgcaactccccctgacttctgctccgcggctgctgggcgagccctcatctgggactctcctcagctcttactggaatagtggcgcggctgcccctctgttggtcttccatggtctcttgtgttctgggggcctctggatatctggagttttgatctcctccatacccgcttcacaccctggaggacggggctgtggcccccccacactccctagcagatcattacatggagaaacctttggaatgcaagcatgctgatccacacaggtatgtacacaggtgtacacatgggtattcacagacgcggactacagctttcttggctgctgcctcaaagcacactgtgcgctgtctat comes from the Maylandia zebra isolate NMK-2024a unplaced genomic scaffold, Mzebra_GT3a scaffold02, whole genome shotgun sequence genome and includes:
- the LOC143415680 gene encoding uncharacterized protein LOC143415680 isoform X1, with the translated sequence MTPLASSVSPKRELFKGKRLTNSKTISTPPLPDCRGSFEFRSSKMEAANPGDSSIMQDEIIQSARHLLQLLTSSNLTAAVMNQNTREQSQGTSLVNPKRPSVHQEMTRWLLVLNRVLVLEVSSC
- the LOC143415680 gene encoding uncharacterized protein LOC143415680 isoform X2, giving the protein MEAANPGDSSIMQDEIIQSARHLLQLLTSSNLTAAVMNQNTREQSQGTSLVNPKRPSVHQEMTRWLLVLNRVLVLEVSSC